One Periophthalmus magnuspinnatus isolate fPerMag1 chromosome 4, fPerMag1.2.pri, whole genome shotgun sequence genomic window, ATGATTGATTATAATTCatgaataggttgtgttcatatTCTACCAGTAAAATGCTGTGGCTGAATGATTTGTCCTCTGTgtgaataaaaaattataaaaaaataacatttatcaAGACTGCAAAGAAATAATGCCATGGGGGTAATATATGCTGACAGATAAAATTGTTATCTCTATGCCACATGTGTATAATTTTTCTAAtcttataaataaaagtgactggGGAGAAAGTATCTTTGGTAGCAGATTTGACCATAGGAATCAAAACAGCCTTCCCTCTCATGGTGTCtttacactaataataataatgtttaatgttattgtACCAGGACAGCGCTGCCAGAAGGAAAATGTCCAAAATCCATAGTGAAAAGTCCTTCATCACGAGACACCGGCTGTCCACCCACTCCACAGACGAAGAGCTGGCTGTCATCGAGAATGGAGACAGCAGGTGTGTGCTACTGTTCCATCAGATATAGTGCTATATCTCAAGTCTGTTTACCTTTACAAGCCTTTAACACATCTCCCGTAGAGTTCCAATCAAATATATCATCTCTTTGAATTGACACTAAGCATAGTTTACCAAATATAACTGCATTATTGAAAATATCGTgcttattaattcatttttggCTATCGTTGCTCCAtacttataatataatatataattatatattaatTTTGTACCACCAATGAATTGAGATGCAAGCCATTTCTCTAAACCATTTGGAATTTGAAGTTTTAATGAAAAATGTCAGTGGGTTGTGTATTTTTGGTACCAGTCATGCTTATACAATATCATCACCTGGACAACAGTTTGTTGGTGCCAGTGATCATTATCTAGATTGTAGAACCATAAAACACAATCATAGTTATCTTATATATTctattaaacatatattttgacataaaacaattgtttgtgaaggaaatggCTATAATTTTATATAGTGTTGTTCCAGGCAtctaaagttttatttatttatcaccagattaagatgtaattttagttttttagttgtACTAGTTATCATACTGACCACTACTGTAGTTCATCAATGTCTTTCCTTTTCCCTATGGTATAAACCCTTCAGAGCTCTGTCGTGTGGTGAAGAGGAGTCAGACAGAGCATTGTCCACCCGAGCCTCCTTCACTGGGGCTGGAGCGATGGCGCGGTAAACTCACCGTTATAACACGTGTTTGAATAACGCTGAATATAGTGTAGGCTAGTGTCACTGTTGTGTGTCTCCTGCCCTGACTGTGTAGGCTTTCTCACTTCTTCCTCATGCTGCGCTCCTGGGTCATCCACAGAGGTGACACTGAGGTGGAGCGCCATGACTCATTTCTGGAGAGATTCCGAGGTCCAGAGCTCCAAGACATCGCGAGTCGAGGGAGCAATGCCACCCAATCTGTGGGGCTCAACGACGCCGTACGCAAGAGGAAGTGAGTACACGGGAATGAATAGTCAGTACATGGGTGTGGGTGGACATAGGCTGTTCAGAAACTTTTGAGCAGGAACTGAAcatttcagtgtaaaaatgtgatcCGTGCAGCTTGCTCCTCAGAGGTCTTATATTGTTTGAGCCACATAGGAGGAATTACAACATAGTGGAGTGTTGCCCTGAATGAAAAGTGTAAGTATATAGGGACAAACCACAGTGAATTGTAAAAGCAGAATCCTTATTGCAGAATTAACAACAGGAAGAATTTCTATTTTATAAATCTTTGTTAATACAGACACCAAGTTTGATTAAATGtataaactaaatcatatcatCCACTTTAGATCTTAAACACAGCAttacttttttccttttccccCAAGTCTTGCAAACAAGTGGCCTCTGGCTGCTTACAACATGAATAATTGCAACAACACAGATGAGTAAGTGTGCACAATGTAGAAAAAGTAGCGGAAAACACAATAGAGAATAGAGATTATAGAAATAGAAACCAGTGAATAAattcaataaaatgtgttatagctGGTAGCCACTGTTGTAGATACCTCCCTAGAACCTGTTCCTCTTTAAATTTCCCCTGTCTGTTCATTCTTTGCTTGTTTTCACTCAAAAAATGCATGCAGatcatttataaaacaaaaatactttttggacacagttttaatattatatcAACtgtacaataattaaaaaaacaaaaacaaaaaacaaacaaaaaaaaaaccactggCCTTAtactgccatctgctggacaTGATATGACCTGCATTGTTGGACGGTGAACAGCAAAAATAGCTCAAGTGACCCTCAGTGGTGATAATGAACCTAGAGCCCCCTGGCACAACCTCATCCCTATTTCCCACAAAGTCTAAAATGAAACTGAACGTGTGATCGATAGCAAAAAGGAAGACAAAAAAGAGGAGattaagaaagaagagaaaaaggaagaagagaaaaaagatgaaaagaaagaagacaaaaaagaaGATGAGAAAAAGGATGACAATAAAGACGATAAGAAAGATGAGAAAAAGGATGATAAGAAAGATGAGAAAAAGGATGACAAGAAAGACGATAAAAAAGACgataaaaagaaagaggaaCCTCCGTAAGTACCATGCATTCAGTAGCAAATATCAACAAAATGTAGAGaattttttcagattttgaactgaattttatttttgttcttattCGATACTTAAAGATAGACtgcttttgttattttcaggaaAGAAATCTGGATTATGGACCCAGCTGCAGACATGTATTACAGATGGCTGACTGTCATCGCTGCACCAGTATTTTATAATCTTATCATGATTGtaacaaggtaaaaaaaaatggtcctaattttttGTGACTTAAGatgacatttaacactttattgGCCTGTTTTGTATTCCTCCCAGAGCATGTTTTAACGAGCTACAGGACACCTACACAAAGTTGTGGATTTTCCTTGACTACACTTCAGACTTCATCTATTACACAGATACATTTGTCCGGTCAAGAACAGGTCAGTCTCTATAGAAAACTGATACGTTGTAATGCCACAGTGGTCAGGTTTAGTGCAAGGTGTGGATTGGGAAAGGATGTCCATGCATTTGCTTTAGATTTTAATGGTGTCCTAGGTGAAATGCCCATTACAGATGTATAATAAAACTGGAGTAGGCTACAGTATGCTTCTCCAACTCCCCTTATTTTTCACTGTCCACTCTAGTCACAACACAATCGAGTGAAGAAAGGGAAGAATTATTCCAGGGACTCACAAAAATCTCTAAAGAATCCAATTTGCATGGATATTTATGTTGAAATTACAGATTGATTAAAACTATAATACAATTTAACTTTCTAATTACTTCTAAATGGACTGACTGCATGTTTGCTTACTATGGTCTTGAAAGTACTAAGTTGAACACAGGCCACTAGTTTTGCCTCATAAAACGACTCTCAAATCCTGTGACTACTGCTATCTACGCAGGATGTATAGCCCTAATGTAACATGAATAAGATAGGAGCTGGGCACGTGTTTCCAAAGCCATAAAACTAAGGAGAGGACTTATAGATGTGGCAAGAGAACATGAGGTGTGCTGGTTTGAGAAAATAAGATGCAGAGTATTGCACAGGAGCAGGTCATTCAGTGTAGTGGCtgaaaggaaaaaagaagaCTTTGTTGACTGTGTCTGTTGGGTGTCTAATCTTCCCTAATCTTCTCTGCAGGATATCTGGAACAGGGCCTATTGGTGAAAGATGCCAAGAAACTGCGAGCCAAATACAGAACCACACCTCAGTTCAAATACGACATGATTTCAATGATCCCAACCGATctgctgtttttaaagttcgGATACAACAACCCAGAGTTTCGATTCAACCGCCTTTGTAAAATGGCCAGACTTTTTGAGTTCTTTGAGCGGACTGAGACCAGAACCAGCTACccaaacatgttcagaattaGCAACCTTGTGCTTTACATCCTGGTTATTATCCACTGGAACGCATGTATGTTCTTTGCCATCTCAAAAACAATTGGATTTGGGACGGACACATGGGTTTATCCCAATATTAGCCACCCGGAACATGGACGATTGGCAAGGAAATACATTTATTCCTTATACTGGTCCACTTTGACACTCACTACCATTGGAGAGACCCCGCCTCCAGTCAAAGATGTGgagtttttgtttgtcattGCAGATTTTCTTACCGGTGTGCTGATTTTCGCCAGTATTGTCGGTAACGTAGGTGCTATGATTTCTAACATGAATGCCTCCCGTGCTGAATTTCAAGCCAAAATTGACTCCATAAAACAGTACATGCAGTTTCGAAAAGTCACCAAGGATTTAGAAGCCAGGGTGATCAAGTGGTTTGACTATTTGTGGACAGAGAAGAAGACATGCGATGAGAAAGAAGTGTTGAAATTCCTACCTGATAAATTGAAAGCTGAAATCGCCATCAATGTGCATTTGGATACGTTGAAGAAAGTGCGTATTTTTCAGGATTGTGAAGCAGGGTTGTTGATTGAGTTGGTGCTTAAGCTGCAGCCACAagtgtttagtcctggagaTTATATTTGCAAGAAGGGAGATATTGGAAGAGAAATGTACATTATCAAAGAAGGGAAGCTGGCTGTGGTAGCTGATGATGGGGTAACACAGTTTGTAGTGCTTAGTGATGGAGCATACTTTGGAGAAATTAGTATTTTGGGAATCAAAGGTAGTAAAGCTGGAAATAGACGAACAGCCAATATCAGAAGTGTGGGATACTCTGATCTTTTTGCCCTATCCAAAGATGATTTGATGGAAGCTTTAACGGAGTACCCAGAAGCTAAAAAAGCCTTGGAAGAGAAAGGTAAAGCCATTTTAATGAAAGATAACCTTATTGATGAGGCAGTCGCTAACGCCGGAGCAGACCCTAAAGATTTGGAGGAGAAGATTGTGAAATTGCAGTCTAACTTGGACTCAATGCAGTCCAAGTTTGCACAGCTCATGGCAGAGTTCACTTCGACACAAACTAGGATGAAGCAGAGGGTCACAGACATGGAGGCAAAAGTGAAATCTATAAAACCGGAAGATTTGTCTGAGGTGGTGGCTGACAAGgacaaaaaagtacaataatcAAACTATTTGCAAAGACTTTTCAGATTTCAATGTTTAATTTGTACATTCAACTTG contains:
- the cnga3a gene encoding cyclic nucleotide-gated channel cone photoreceptor subunit alpha, yielding MSKIHSEKSFITRHRLSTHSTDEELAVIENGDSRALSCGEEESDRALSTRASFTGAGAMARLSHFFLMLRSWVIHRGDTEVERHDSFLERFRGPELQDIASRGSNATQSVGLNDAVRKRNLANKWPLAAYNMNNCNNTDDKKEDKKEEIKKEEKKEEEKKDEKKEDKKEDEKKDDNKDDKKDEKKDDKKDEKKDDKKDDKKDDKKKEEPPKEIWIMDPAADMYYRWLTVIAAPVFYNLIMIVTRACFNELQDTYTKLWIFLDYTSDFIYYTDTFVRSRTGYLEQGLLVKDAKKLRAKYRTTPQFKYDMISMIPTDLLFLKFGYNNPEFRFNRLCKMARLFEFFERTETRTSYPNMFRISNLVLYILVIIHWNACMFFAISKTIGFGTDTWVYPNISHPEHGRLARKYIYSLYWSTLTLTTIGETPPPVKDVEFLFVIADFLTGVLIFASIVGNVGAMISNMNASRAEFQAKIDSIKQYMQFRKVTKDLEARVIKWFDYLWTEKKTCDEKEVLKFLPDKLKAEIAINVHLDTLKKVRIFQDCEAGLLIELVLKLQPQVFSPGDYICKKGDIGREMYIIKEGKLAVVADDGVTQFVVLSDGAYFGEISILGIKGSKAGNRRTANIRSVGYSDLFALSKDDLMEALTEYPEAKKALEEKGKAILMKDNLIDEAVANAGADPKDLEEKIVKLQSNLDSMQSKFAQLMAEFTSTQTRMKQRVTDMEAKVKSIKPEDLSEVVADKDKKVQ